A portion of the Verrucomicrobiota bacterium genome contains these proteins:
- a CDS encoding ATP-binding cassette domain-containing protein — protein sequence MIKVEQLTKKYAGVTAIDRLTFEVGQGEIVGFLGPNGAGKTTTMRILAGYMPATSGRACIGKYDVFRESLQARRCLGYLPENVPLYHEMRVSEYLRFRGLLKGLRGSGLRRRIGALVELCGLREVERKVIASLSKGFRQRVGLAEALIHEPALLILDEPTIGLDPNQIRQVRELIKALGERHTILLSTHILSEVEMTCSRVLIIHRGRIEASDSPANLVRQLRTSGVIRLEVRTAAEDPKAAIANVPGVKEVTVVSEQDDWLTCMVRTEANLDLRAGLFDLAAERRWQLRELTQDRATLEDVFVELTHSDA from the coding sequence ATGATCAAGGTCGAGCAGCTCACCAAAAAGTACGCCGGCGTCACCGCGATCGACCGGCTCACGTTCGAGGTCGGCCAGGGCGAGATCGTCGGGTTTCTCGGGCCGAACGGTGCGGGTAAGACTACCACGATGCGAATCCTGGCCGGGTACATGCCGGCCACTTCCGGGCGAGCCTGCATCGGCAAATACGACGTTTTTCGGGAATCATTGCAGGCCCGCCGCTGCCTCGGCTACCTGCCGGAAAATGTGCCGCTCTATCACGAGATGCGGGTCAGCGAGTACCTCCGGTTCCGGGGCTTGTTGAAAGGGTTGCGCGGCTCGGGGCTTCGCCGCCGGATCGGCGCGCTGGTGGAACTCTGCGGGCTGCGCGAAGTAGAACGCAAAGTGATTGCAAGCCTTTCGAAAGGATTCCGCCAGCGGGTCGGGTTGGCGGAAGCGCTCATCCATGAACCGGCCCTCCTGATCCTGGACGAACCGACCATCGGTCTGGATCCCAACCAGATCCGGCAGGTACGCGAGCTCATCAAGGCCCTGGGCGAGCGCCACACCATCCTGCTCTCGACCCACATCTTGTCCGAGGTCGAAATGACGTGCTCCCGGGTCCTGATCATTCACCGGGGCCGGATCGAAGCCTCGGATTCTCCGGCCAACCTGGTGCGCCAGCTGCGCACGTCGGGCGTGATCCGTCTGGAGGTCCGGACCGCCGCTGAGGACCCTAAAGCGGCGATCGCAAATGTGCCGGGCGTAAAGGAAGTCACGGTCGTGTCCGAGCAGGATGACTGGCTCACCTGTATGGTCCGGACTGAAGCCAACCTCGACCTGCGGGCCGGCCTGTTTGACCTTGCCGCCGAACGCCGCTGGCAATTGCGCGAGTTAACGCAGGATCGAGCCACGCTGGAAGATGTGTTCGTCGAACTGACGCACAGCGACGCGTGA